In Chryseobacterium camelliae, one DNA window encodes the following:
- a CDS encoding cell wall anchor protein produces the protein MKIKLIPLTLLLSSFTFAQSWGLTGNSGTNPPKNFIGTNDDKELVFKTNNQERLKVFAGPYVNGIVIGNSAANGTVNGAKLEIATVLCNGCASRWAVPSDVVIRTLGSRNMEFHMPNDNAIDPNSDTSTPNSSGVTKIKFTDAVHKSSLAVFNTGKVTVGTDQYDNDPDYIFYVRKGIKAEQVKVENPATNGWADYVFKKDYKLRTLDEVERHIAEKGHLPNIPSATEVEKNGINLGEMDAKLLEKIEELTLYSIEQNKQIKQLQSDNAILKILTEELKELKKQSDELEELKKQVQQLISTPK, from the coding sequence ATGGGGGCTAACAGGAAATTCAGGAACTAATCCTCCGAAAAATTTTATTGGAACAAATGATGATAAAGAGCTTGTATTTAAAACCAATAATCAGGAAAGGCTTAAAGTTTTTGCCGGTCCTTATGTCAATGGAATTGTTATAGGAAATTCTGCGGCTAATGGTACTGTCAATGGTGCAAAACTGGAGATAGCAACTGTTCTATGTAATGGTTGTGCTTCACGTTGGGCTGTCCCTTCTGATGTAGTGATCAGAACTTTAGGGAGCAGAAATATGGAATTCCACATGCCCAACGATAATGCAATTGATCCTAATTCAGATACTTCTACTCCAAATTCGTCGGGGGTGACCAAAATTAAATTCACTGATGCTGTTCATAAAAGCAGCCTGGCTGTTTTCAACACCGGAAAAGTAACTGTTGGTACGGACCAATATGATAATGACCCTGATTATATCTTTTATGTACGTAAAGGGATCAAGGCAGAACAGGTTAAAGTTGAGAATCCTGCTACTAATGGCTGGGCAGATTATGTATTTAAAAAAGATTATAAACTAAGGACTTTAGATGAAGTTGAAAGACACATTGCTGAAAAAGGTCACTTACCCAATATCCCATCTGCTACTGAAGTAGAGAAAAACGGGATTAACCTGGGTGAAATGGATGCTAAGCTTTTAGAAAAAATCGAAGAACTAACCCTTTATTCCATTGAACAGAATAAACAAATAAAACAACTTCAGAGTGATAATGCAATCCTGAAAATACTGACTGAAGAACTTAAAGAATTAAAAAAACAGTCTGATGAGCTTGAAGAGTTGAAAAAACAAGTTCAACAGCTCATTTCAACCCCAAAATAA
- a CDS encoding colicin E3/pyocin S6 family cytotoxin encodes MRIFSSFILSLCSVMAFSQTILYQAESSTRTVQDPQTVVLAQGFTASSSVSNPFVAKIGPATENPGGGPADSNAGANNPSGTITSSQDQKFHDTKGNIDVNGAGQLQFTLPIALPPGIKNVAPQINLTYTSGSANGIAGYGWSLGGTTSISRIGKNIERNNAIRGVQLDYSDDYSFNGQRLILKSGEYGKDGAEYVTEKYSNIKIKSIGSLQGTAQNMNGPQYWEVTFEDGSQAWYGATDSNVEFSPGRTPLEYNIIKWRDVQGNYITYIYNQANNVSTISNIQWGGNDKINKPHFNSIQFNYTSRKLNEIAYVNEKEFIQNQLLKSIEVKANQNKFKKYIIDYEETSSSYQFVKNITEQNAADESATPVNIEYYTNAGSNEETNYQNAPSTTTTKKYGDFNMDGTTDYLEFVSDGNLRFKNSVYSSNNSTVNLSYDATKFKLENFKNAIPLVFKKDNYITNKMGLVVPVPKNTSVTYKKDYEFQIYSIDIQNQKLNFEYSKTMDYDSFTPLVLDDELDGCQTPSAPTLVEAQSHDFNGDGIPELIIKYRVTRICGSITTDPGPISSKFSSLSESSVGDEVEIPLSIDRKTNTEGTQDDTPTDEIGNGQTIKAFFSYVFFDLDQSLTIPQSIYKFETSSTNGSVGGTSQIRLADLNGDGIQDIIAQTYSQFSNVFNIKRDDFYNYSKVTVGNFSGTNFVGLPHTGMMFGDFNGDAKADIIVPQSSGSNVYKLYISNGNNFIISSVQLHPYQPNPVVLAQDSHNGFPESKCVYQTIDYYQYDVNDLDGDGKSEIIVSEVMVTDHEWASHNNQESTQYRVAVYSLNKIDNVNVSLFNQTDSSGKYTFYQTRVWTKSFSGQAIYFSQLSLNRDNQQIILIGKLSNCTGDNCNYIVNYGHPYLPTKSRIKTITQGGITTTALYQELNTYQDSNLYKPVKREQFPYYEMDIIPQSSIVTRLIQTGTSSLYQDFRYRGMISHFTGKGMIGFRQSARSSWYTNGYENTKIWAGTEIDPINEGLPIKEWAIRTTEESKIFPADISENNTQLLSLKITQYQTDKLVNGQILSTVADNDKKNMVISIIPKVIRSKDFLTGVVTEDTIIYGDYYLPAQKNSNINNGYAIENTLIDYYNDIAGVGSNYYIGRPKSKTNISQAYGDTKSAKEEYVYESNQLKSIKTWNRDNSAYVLETYNYDDFGNINQKVITNSTDAQTETVNSEYDPNGRFVVKKTDNLGLETYIIYNDFGQILSETDPDGNSKINTYDNWGKILKTKDNLLGVTAYQYEKDNNWNIIVTQYDSDGDVIKNYTNRQGQNYLTSTKAFGQGQFVHKQFSYDLIGRKIAEREPFYDGGPLQWNLTTYDDTTYPAKVTSTSFTGKKIETSVSGLITTMKETNPSDYGRINTKTVDALGNVVSTTDKGGAINFSYNAAGEQIEAKYAENVVITKYDTWGRKSEVNDPSNGIYKYEYNGFGQVKKVISPKGTKELIYNNLGQLITQKEISTTDGGLSTNKLITLAYDPKGRLISKSGTSNGKAYGSNISYDQQGRILSSSESSNGKYFIQKGITYDDKGRIISYEKQLYSSGTMTKVHIENVYSTWSGDLYQVKDKASGKILWELKEVNSKGQILSSKLGAVNITNTYDTTHGFLTSANQVNQNNTVILQMNYAFDAIKNELKNRTRGGDFNITEIFNYDDNNRLVNWTNPVTGQMSHNVYDVKGRIMENDQVGTMKYENSSKIYQPTGMTLNAKGEQNYTNDLIQTITYNENNDPVFIDGLKGDVAFQYGLSGMRQRVTYGGNFAADGDGKYTKFYSEDGSFEIQIDNSTGAEKHVIYIGGTPYESNIVFVKNYGETTGSYKFLHKDYLGSILAITDEAGNNLEQRHFDAWGNMTHYKKGLKSIITDRDQINVIISNGNLLLDRGYTSHEYFPEIGIIHMNGRLYDPLLRRFLNADEFIQDPTNTQNYNKYGYVLNNPLMFNDPSGEFIQVAAAAILFWQAVAIGTYIAFATYLVTTAYLTKEQISLKGGLKSIFFGAVSSAVTFGIGSAFSSAAGATQFAKSLGDAAFLVKAAAHGIAQGTLSLMQNGDFKQSFFSGFFGSLGASAFGAVAGTAANSAIGTIAFGAISGGIGSELSGGNFWQGAVIGGIVAGLNHVMHRSNVFYIENDDNNDNNDGGKKSDSANNRNTSHHKPAPKTLPGFPNAKRANNKGSGRTRWKNPDGNILEWDKQHGDVEVYNKKGKHLGSARPETGEMYKPPVKGRTIDPIIKTGIGVTILVGGLKLIDLATKRLTPFLMTPIMQMQMDNVQSPKNQRIIL; translated from the coding sequence ATGAGAATATTTTCATCATTTATACTGTCGTTGTGTTCAGTCATGGCCTTTTCCCAGACCATCCTGTACCAGGCAGAAAGTAGTACCCGGACGGTTCAGGATCCTCAAACGGTAGTGTTGGCTCAGGGATTCACCGCTTCATCGAGTGTATCGAATCCTTTCGTAGCTAAAATAGGCCCTGCGACAGAGAATCCTGGCGGTGGACCTGCAGATTCTAATGCAGGGGCTAATAATCCCTCAGGAACTATAACATCCTCACAAGATCAAAAATTTCATGATACGAAGGGGAATATAGATGTAAACGGAGCAGGGCAACTTCAATTTACTTTACCCATTGCGTTACCGCCGGGAATAAAAAATGTAGCTCCTCAGATTAATCTTACTTATACCAGCGGATCAGCAAATGGAATTGCTGGATATGGTTGGAGTCTAGGTGGTACTACTTCTATATCAAGGATTGGAAAAAATATTGAAAGAAATAATGCAATACGTGGAGTACAATTAGATTATTCTGACGATTACAGTTTCAATGGACAGAGATTGATTTTAAAGTCCGGTGAATATGGAAAAGATGGTGCAGAATATGTAACGGAGAAATACTCTAATATAAAAATTAAATCAATTGGATCATTACAGGGGACTGCACAAAATATGAATGGACCCCAATATTGGGAGGTAACATTTGAAGATGGTTCACAAGCATGGTATGGGGCAACAGATTCTAATGTAGAATTTAGTCCTGGTCGTACGCCTTTGGAATATAACATTATTAAATGGCGTGATGTTCAAGGAAATTACATAACCTATATTTATAATCAGGCCAATAATGTTTCTACTATATCAAATATACAATGGGGAGGGAATGATAAAATCAATAAACCTCATTTTAATAGTATTCAATTTAATTATACCAGTAGAAAACTTAATGAGATCGCTTATGTCAATGAAAAAGAATTTATTCAGAATCAATTATTAAAGAGTATTGAAGTAAAAGCAAACCAAAATAAGTTCAAAAAGTACATAATAGATTATGAAGAAACTAGCAGTAGCTACCAATTTGTAAAAAATATTACAGAACAAAATGCTGCTGATGAATCTGCAACACCTGTTAACATAGAATATTATACCAACGCAGGAAGTAATGAAGAAACGAACTATCAAAATGCTCCAAGTACAACAACGACAAAAAAGTATGGGGATTTTAACATGGATGGAACTACTGATTATCTTGAATTTGTTTCAGATGGTAATCTAAGGTTTAAAAATTCTGTCTATTCAAGCAATAACTCAACGGTTAATTTATCCTATGATGCTACGAAATTTAAATTGGAAAATTTCAAAAATGCTATTCCCTTAGTATTCAAAAAAGATAACTACATTACCAATAAAATGGGACTTGTTGTGCCTGTACCTAAAAATACAAGTGTAACATATAAGAAGGATTATGAATTTCAAATATACTCTATTGATATTCAAAATCAGAAACTGAATTTTGAGTATTCTAAAACAATGGATTACGACTCCTTTACGCCATTAGTACTGGATGATGAATTAGATGGTTGCCAGACGCCTTCTGCTCCTACTTTGGTTGAAGCACAGAGTCATGATTTTAATGGTGACGGAATTCCTGAGCTTATTATTAAATATAGGGTAACAAGAATTTGCGGAAGTATTACAACAGATCCTGGACCTATTTCCAGCAAATTTTCTTCTTTATCGGAATCATCAGTAGGTGATGAAGTTGAAATACCTTTATCAATTGATAGGAAAACAAATACAGAGGGAACTCAAGATGATACTCCTACTGATGAAATAGGGAATGGACAGACAATAAAAGCATTTTTCTCTTATGTTTTTTTTGATTTGGATCAAAGTTTAACCATTCCTCAAAGTATATATAAATTCGAGACAAGTTCTACAAATGGTTCTGTTGGGGGTACTTCGCAAATTAGATTGGCAGATCTTAATGGAGATGGTATTCAAGATATAATAGCTCAGACTTATTCTCAGTTTTCAAACGTTTTTAACATCAAACGAGATGATTTCTATAATTATTCAAAGGTAACGGTAGGAAACTTTTCTGGGACTAATTTTGTTGGCTTACCTCATACAGGGATGATGTTCGGTGATTTCAATGGAGATGCGAAAGCAGATATTATTGTTCCACAGTCAAGTGGCTCAAATGTTTATAAACTCTATATTTCTAATGGTAATAATTTCATTATCTCTTCTGTTCAATTACATCCTTACCAGCCAAATCCAGTAGTGCTGGCACAAGATTCTCATAATGGATTTCCTGAAAGTAAGTGTGTTTATCAGACTATTGATTATTATCAATATGATGTAAATGATTTGGATGGAGATGGAAAATCTGAAATTATTGTAAGTGAAGTTATGGTTACTGATCATGAGTGGGCTTCTCATAATAATCAAGAGTCTACACAATATAGAGTAGCCGTTTATTCATTAAATAAGATTGATAATGTAAATGTCTCACTTTTCAATCAAACAGATTCAAGTGGGAAATATACTTTTTATCAGACTAGAGTATGGACAAAATCTTTTTCTGGACAAGCAATTTATTTTTCTCAGCTGTCATTAAATAGAGATAATCAACAAATAATTTTAATTGGAAAATTAAGCAATTGTACCGGTGACAATTGTAACTACATTGTCAATTATGGACATCCGTACCTACCTACGAAATCAAGAATAAAAACCATTACCCAAGGAGGAATTACAACCACAGCTTTGTATCAGGAACTAAATACCTATCAGGATTCAAACCTTTATAAACCTGTTAAAAGAGAGCAGTTTCCCTATTATGAGATGGACATAATTCCCCAATCGTCTATTGTTACCAGATTGATTCAGACGGGGACCTCATCATTATACCAGGATTTCAGATATAGAGGGATGATTTCGCATTTTACAGGCAAAGGAATGATAGGATTCCGACAAAGTGCACGTTCATCTTGGTATACCAACGGATATGAAAATACAAAAATTTGGGCAGGAACAGAAATTGATCCAATCAATGAGGGACTACCTATAAAAGAATGGGCAATAAGAACAACGGAAGAAAGCAAAATTTTCCCGGCAGATATTTCTGAAAATAATACACAGTTACTCAGCTTAAAAATTACACAGTATCAAACAGATAAGTTGGTAAACGGGCAGATTTTATCTACTGTAGCTGATAATGACAAGAAAAATATGGTGATCTCAATCATACCAAAGGTTATCAGGTCTAAAGACTTTTTAACTGGTGTTGTTACAGAGGATACCATTATTTATGGAGACTACTATCTTCCTGCACAAAAAAATTCAAATATTAATAATGGCTATGCTATAGAAAATACTTTAATAGATTATTATAATGATATAGCAGGAGTGGGGTCTAATTATTATATTGGTCGCCCTAAAAGTAAAACCAATATATCTCAGGCTTATGGAGATACAAAATCTGCAAAAGAAGAATATGTCTACGAGAGCAATCAGCTAAAATCTATTAAAACTTGGAATAGAGACAACTCAGCATATGTACTGGAAACATATAATTATGATGATTTTGGAAATATTAATCAGAAAGTTATTACTAATAGCACCGATGCACAGACAGAAACCGTCAACTCTGAGTATGATCCAAATGGTCGTTTTGTAGTTAAAAAAACTGATAATTTAGGATTAGAAACTTATATAATTTATAATGACTTTGGACAGATTTTATCTGAAACAGATCCGGATGGAAACTCAAAAATAAATACTTACGATAATTGGGGAAAAATCCTTAAGACAAAAGATAATTTATTAGGAGTTACCGCTTACCAATACGAAAAAGACAATAATTGGAATATTATCGTCACTCAATATGATTCGGACGGTGACGTTATAAAAAATTATACAAACAGACAAGGGCAAAACTATTTGACATCAACAAAAGCATTTGGGCAGGGACAATTTGTACATAAACAGTTCAGCTATGATTTAATTGGAAGAAAAATTGCGGAAAGAGAACCTTTCTATGATGGAGGACCTCTGCAATGGAATTTAACAACTTATGACGATACAACTTATCCGGCAAAGGTTACATCAACATCATTTACCGGAAAGAAAATTGAGACTAGTGTATCTGGTCTTATAACAACAATGAAGGAAACAAATCCTTCGGATTACGGAAGGATTAACACAAAAACTGTAGATGCTTTAGGAAATGTGGTTTCTACTACAGATAAAGGAGGCGCTATTAATTTTTCTTATAACGCCGCTGGAGAGCAAATAGAAGCGAAGTATGCAGAGAATGTTGTAATAACAAAATATGATACTTGGGGTAGAAAGTCTGAAGTTAATGATCCTTCCAATGGAATCTACAAATATGAATATAATGGTTTTGGACAAGTTAAAAAAGTTATTAGTCCGAAAGGAACTAAAGAACTTATTTATAATAATTTAGGACAGCTTATCACCCAAAAAGAAATATCGACTACAGATGGTGGCTTGTCGACAAATAAATTAATTACTTTAGCTTACGACCCCAAGGGAAGATTGATTTCAAAATCCGGAACTTCTAATGGCAAAGCTTATGGTTCAAACATTAGCTATGATCAGCAAGGAAGAATATTATCTTCCTCAGAAAGTAGTAACGGAAAGTATTTTATACAAAAAGGTATAACATACGATGATAAAGGAAGAATTATATCTTATGAGAAGCAGCTTTATTCTTCCGGAACTATGACCAAGGTACATATTGAAAACGTTTACAGCACATGGAGTGGAGATTTGTATCAGGTGAAAGACAAAGCATCCGGTAAAATACTTTGGGAACTTAAAGAGGTTAATTCTAAAGGCCAGATTTTAAGTTCAAAGCTTGGAGCTGTTAATATTACTAATACCTATGATACTACTCATGGATTTCTTACAAGTGCAAATCAAGTAAATCAGAATAATACAGTTATTCTTCAGATGAATTATGCTTTTGATGCTATTAAAAATGAACTGAAAAATAGAACAAGAGGGGGAGATTTTAATATTACAGAAATATTTAATTATGATGATAATAATAGGCTAGTCAACTGGACAAATCCTGTTACTGGACAAATGTCTCACAATGTATATGACGTCAAAGGAAGAATCATGGAGAATGATCAGGTAGGAACAATGAAGTATGAGAATTCTTCTAAGATCTACCAACCTACAGGGATGACGTTAAATGCAAAAGGTGAGCAGAATTATACCAATGATCTAATTCAGACCATTACATACAATGAAAATAATGATCCTGTTTTTATTGATGGATTGAAGGGCGATGTTGCTTTCCAATACGGACTATCGGGGATGAGACAACGAGTGACATATGGCGGAAATTTTGCTGCAGACGGAGATGGAAAATACACAAAGTTCTATAGTGAAGATGGCAGCTTTGAAATACAGATAGATAACTCTACAGGAGCAGAAAAACATGTTATCTATATAGGGGGTACACCTTATGAAAGTAATATCGTTTTTGTAAAAAATTATGGGGAAACAACAGGTTCTTATAAATTCCTGCATAAAGATTATTTAGGGAGTATACTTGCCATTACTGACGAAGCTGGAAATAATTTGGAGCAAAGACATTTTGATGCCTGGGGGAATATGACCCATTACAAGAAAGGGCTTAAGTCTATTATTACAGATCGTGATCAGATTAATGTGATTATATCAAATGGTAATCTATTATTGGATAGAGGATATACGAGTCATGAATACTTCCCAGAAATAGGCATTATTCATATGAATGGAAGATTATATGATCCTTTATTAAGAAGATTCTTGAATGCCGATGAATTTATTCAGGATCCAACAAATACACAGAATTATAATAAGTATGGCTATGTATTGAATAATCCGTTGATGTTTAATGATCCAAGTGGAGAATTTATTCAGGTAGCTGCGGCAGCAATTCTCTTTTGGCAGGCAGTTGCAATAGGTACGTATATTGCTTTCGCTACCTATCTTGTTACAACAGCTTATTTAACTAAAGAACAAATCAGCTTAAAAGGCGGACTCAAGTCAATCTTTTTTGGAGCTGTCTCCTCAGCCGTGACCTTCGGAATAGGAAGCGCCTTCTCCAGTGCTGCAGGAGCTACCCAATTTGCTAAAAGTTTAGGAGATGCTGCGTTTTTAGTAAAAGCAGCAGCACATGGTATTGCTCAAGGAACGTTATCCTTGATGCAGAATGGGGATTTTAAACAATCTTTCTTTTCAGGATTTTTCGGAAGTTTAGGAGCATCCGCTTTTGGAGCTGTTGCAGGTACTGCAGCAAATAGTGCCATAGGTACAATTGCATTTGGTGCCATCTCTGGAGGAATTGGTTCAGAATTGTCAGGAGGGAATTTCTGGCAGGGCGCAGTCATTGGAGGTATTGTTGCTGGACTTAATCATGTCATGCACAGATCAAATGTTTTTTATATAGAAAATGATGACAATAATGATAATAATGATGGTGGGAAAAAAAGCGACAGTGCAAATAATCGAAACACAAGCCATCATAAACCCGCACCAAAAACTTTACCTGGATTTCCTAATGCTAAAAGAGCAAACAATAAAGGGAGTGGTAGAACAAGATGGAAAAATCCGGACGGAAATATCTTAGAATGGGATAAACAGCATGGTGATGTAGAAGTTTATAACAAAAAAGGGAAACATCTAGGATCAGCAAGGCCTGAAACAGGTGAAATGTACAAGCCCCCTGTAAAGGGAAGAACTATTGATCCTATAATAAAAACAGGAATTGGAGTAACAATTTTGGTAGGTGGATTAAAACTAATAGATTTGGCAACGAAAAGACTTACACCGTTTTTAATGACACCAATAATGCAGATGCAGATGGATAATGTACAAAGTCCCAAGAACCAAAGAATAATTTTATGA
- a CDS encoding DUF7683 domain-containing protein translates to MIKRVIEEFSIENEIINQEYDLDITPKEIIRVLDDFSLADDDNEDEIYGQYTLSEEQIQKLKPFLKDPLYEDLEKYTYELSCYEEQEVSVSAIQMEKIRSVKEFSKLSNEINKSYGLEIDSKEILKILDDLSVDEDDENLDEVYKLTDSQIEKLKPFLKENLNQNIEKYDYYLYHWYNEASTEN, encoded by the coding sequence ATGATAAAAAGAGTAATAGAGGAATTTAGTATCGAGAATGAAATCATTAATCAAGAATATGATTTAGATATAACACCAAAAGAAATTATACGGGTGTTGGATGATTTTTCTTTAGCAGATGATGATAATGAAGATGAAATATATGGACAATATACATTATCTGAGGAGCAGATTCAAAAACTAAAGCCCTTTTTAAAAGATCCATTGTATGAAGATTTAGAAAAATATACATACGAATTAAGCTGCTATGAGGAACAGGAAGTTTCTGTCTCAGCTATACAAATGGAAAAGATAAGATCTGTGAAAGAATTTAGTAAATTATCAAATGAGATCAATAAAAGTTATGGTTTGGAAATTGATTCAAAGGAAATTTTGAAGATTTTAGATGACTTGTCAGTAGATGAAGATGATGAGAATCTTGATGAAGTATATAAGCTTACAGATTCGCAAATTGAGAAATTAAAACCTTTTTTAAAAGAAAATCTTAATCAGAATATTGAAAAATATGATTATTATCTTTATCACTGGTACAATGAAGCAAGTACGGAAAACTAA
- a CDS encoding cytochrome o ubiquinol oxidase subunit IV — MKSTKFKTELTRYIVATIVCIGITLAAFSTVMYGLDRTKALWIITLLAIVQIIVQLKYFLHLSFRQKNKEDLWLVLFSLVMLLITAGGTIWVLADLSNRMM; from the coding sequence ATGAAATCGACAAAATTTAAAACAGAATTAACCCGATATATTGTAGCCACAATTGTTTGTATAGGAATTACTTTGGCCGCCTTCTCAACGGTAATGTACGGTTTGGACAGGACCAAGGCTCTCTGGATCATCACCCTTTTGGCCATTGTCCAGATTATCGTTCAGCTCAAATATTTCTTACACCTCAGCTTCAGACAAAAAAATAAAGAAGATCTCTGGCTCGTTCTTTTTTCATTGGTCATGCTTCTGATCACTGCCGGAGGGACAATCTGGGTATTGGCTGATCTTTCCAACAGAATGATGTGA
- a CDS encoding cytochrome c oxidase subunit 3 yields the protein MFFDKKYSIHPGLNLEHDSPEPEKKTETVVFGFWTFLMSDLIIFGILFATYASSHNMMGMADGPGPKDLFNLKSVIYQTLFLLLSSLTFGISSLIMKYKQNKNMMALWLIITFILGFLFLYFEITDLSDMAKSGGVPTRSGWLSSMYALLGLHGLHIGIGLVWLLVTIFQIYSRGFDFATKSRVLCLGVYWHFLDLVWIGIFSVIFLFGTL from the coding sequence ATGTTTTTTGATAAAAAATATTCAATTCATCCGGGACTAAATCTGGAGCACGACAGCCCCGAGCCGGAAAAGAAAACAGAAACAGTTGTTTTTGGTTTCTGGACTTTTTTAATGAGTGATCTGATTATTTTTGGGATCCTGTTCGCAACCTATGCTTCTTCGCATAATATGATGGGCATGGCAGACGGACCCGGGCCGAAAGATTTGTTCAATCTAAAAAGTGTCATTTATCAGACTCTGTTTCTTTTATTAAGCAGCTTAACTTTCGGGATATCGAGCCTGATCATGAAATACAAACAGAATAAAAACATGATGGCCTTGTGGTTAATCATCACCTTTATTCTTGGCTTTCTGTTTCTATATTTTGAAATTACCGATTTATCAGATATGGCCAAATCAGGCGGCGTACCTACGAGAAGCGGCTGGCTGTCATCGATGTACGCGCTGCTCGGCCTTCACGGTCTTCATATTGGAATCGGTTTAGTTTGGTTGCTTGTTACGATCTTTCAAATCTACAGCAGAGGCTTTGACTTTGCTACCAAAAGCCGGGTGCTTTGCCTTGGTGTCTATTGGCATTTTCTGGATCTGGTCTGGATCGGTATTTTTTCGGTCATCTTTTTATTTGGTACATTATGA